GGAATAATTACGGTTCCGTTTTGTTCGATAGTACTATTGATATAGGTTTCCAGCTCTTTTTTCACGTCGAGGTCAGGATGCAGGCGATTGCCGTAAGTGCTTTCTAAAAAAATATAATCGGCCACTAAAGGTTTTGTTGGCGGAAACATTAATACGTCATCATCCCGCCCAATATCGCCTGAAAAGACTAAAGTTTTACCCTCAAGAGTCAGTGTAATGCTGCAGGCACCAATAATATGTCCCGCACTCGAAAAAACGGCATTAATATCATTTGCCACAACAATTGATAGATTGGGCTGTATTACTTTAAAAAAAGGGATAACATTTCCTGCCTGAATTACGGTATATAAAGGTTCTGCCTTTTCATGTTTAGAATAATGTTCTTTGTTGGCTTTATCAGCTTCTTCTTCCTGAATTTTAGCGCTGTCTAAAAGAACGAGCTGTGCTACTGCTTCGGTTGGACTGGTGCAGTAAATTTTTCCTGTAAATCCCTGAGCGACCAGTTTTGGTAGCCAGCCGCAATGATCCAGATGGCCATGCGTTAAAAGCACATAATCTATACTTGCGGGTAAAATTGGCAGCGGTTCCCAGTTGAGTTCCCTAAGTGCTTTAAGCCCCTGAAAGAGCCCGCAGTCAACCAATATTCTAACACCATTGCTTTCTATGAGTGTTTTGGAACCTGTTACAGTTCCAGAGCCTCCTATAAATTTAATTTTCATCTTATATAAGTTTACAAATTTGTGAAGCTTCTTTCAATACATTTCGAACCCGGTTTTCGCTAAGTCCAATTTTATGAAGACTATGAGAATCGTTAATAAGATCTTTTACAAGCAGCTGATCCAGAATTAGCAATTTTTCCTTTTCTACCATAGATAAGGTTGTGAGGCAGGTAATAGGATAGAGCCCTCCTTTATCAATTTTACTTTTGATGTTGTTATCTTTTGGATAGTCCCAACTTAAAAGGTTTATTCCGCTGCAGTTTGCGAAACTTTCCGCATCTTTAGTAAAGCGATTATTGGTTA
The Flavobacterium humidisoli DNA segment above includes these coding regions:
- a CDS encoding MBL fold metallo-hydrolase RNA specificity domain-containing protein, with the protein product MKIKFIGGSGTVTGSKTLIESNGVRILVDCGLFQGLKALRELNWEPLPILPASIDYVLLTHGHLDHCGWLPKLVAQGFTGKIYCTSPTEAVAQLVLLDSAKIQEEEADKANKEHYSKHEKAEPLYTVIQAGNVIPFFKVIQPNLSIVVANDINAVFSSAGHIIGACSITLTLEGKTLVFSGDIGRDDDVLMFPPTKPLVADYIFLESTYGNRLHPDLDVKKELETYINSTIEQNGTVIIPGFAVERAQSIMYLLWKLKTEGRIPNIPYILDTPMGASVLDVFLENMQWHKLSVNDCHEMFKMFRIVSEFDQTMRIIEDPQPKVIIAASGMVTGGRVLSYFEKYIGLEKTTVIIVGYQAEGTRGRKLLDGANEIKIHGKYYPVQAKIVQIEGLSAHGDQEDLINWLSALKNNPKCIYLVHGENLPAEELRIKIQDKYGFKCTVPFMGSEIEI